The Paenibacillus thermoaerophilus genomic sequence GGGCGGCCGGAGCTTGAGGGGGCACGCATATCTCCGGGCCCGTTTTGCGGGGCGGCCGGGGCTTGAGGGGCACGCCTATCTCCCGGACCGGTTTTGCCGGGGCGGCGGCTACCAGAGCATGCCGTGTATGCCGAACGTGCGTCCGGGCCGGCCCAGCCCCGCTGCTCCCGAGCCCGCTCACGGCTCGCCCTCGCCAGCATCCGGATGCCTTTGTTCAGCGCCATCGCCACCATCAGCGCAAAAAACAGGCGGAGCGGAACGGCCAGCAGCACATACTGGAACGTCAGGGCGATCGAGCGCCGGAACAGCTCGTCCTCGGCAAAGATTTGCGCGTAATTGTCCAGGCCCAGCCATTGCGGCGCGTTCAGCAGATTGTACTTGGTCAGCGACAAGTAGAAGGAACCGATCATGGGCCCCAGCGTCAGACCAAAGAAGCCGACCAGCCAAGGGAGCAGAAACAAATACGCGGTGCGATCTTGCCGCCACAGAGCGGATCTTCGTGAAGCCAAGCGGCGAACCTCCCTTCCGCGAAACAAAATAAGCTTGACTGCAACTTCCCGCTGCACGTCAAGCATACGATGTTTGCCCGGACGAAAGAATCTTATTTTTTCGGCAGTTGATTTTTGTTAAATTAATTTCTATCATAATAAGGTGTGTATATAAATAATTTTTATAGGAAAATGTCGACAATAATGGAGGAAAAAACAAAAATGTGTTTAACTATTATAATATGATAATCCCGGTACGGGAAATATAAAATAACAGGAGGAATTATTATGAAAAAGGTATTGTTGTTGTGTGCCGCCGTGTTCCTGCTGCTAGGTCAGACAGTATTCGCTCAGCAGGAGAACCAGAAAGCAGAATTTGATAGCATTAAGGCGAAAAAAGAGCTAGTTGCGAAACACGCTGACAAGAAGAAAAATCTTAGCGAAGAAGAAATGAACCAACGAACGAGAGAAGTCGAACGTAAGCTAAATGAACTTGCCGCTGGAGTAGCAGCAGGAAAACTTGGTGAAGAAGAAGCGAAGGTCCAACTTGAAGCAATGGATGTTTATATGTTGGAAGTACCGAACCAAAAAAAAGAAAGTGGCGTAACGATTCTCTCTTCCGGTTCTGATATTTATTTGAATTCCGTTTGGATCACGTATGATTCGATTACTTCAAGGTGGACAGTAACAGGGGGAGGTTACTGGAATAATACCAACTGGTTTAACGACGGCCCCAGTTTTTGGTGGGGGTATGTGGGTGAAACCAAAAATGTTGGCGGAGTAGATGCAGTCGGAATAACTTATTACAACACAAGCGGTACCTATAATACTGCTGTTATTAGTTCACTGGGATATGTTACTGATCATAATGGTTGGAGCGACTATTTGTACAATCCCTCTCACGGCAACGGAAGATACGGTGTTGCATTTGATTTCCAAGATAAAATGAGAGTACAGAAAGTTGGTGGTTTGGGGCCTTCTCCAGATGATTTCACTTATTACGGATCAGGTTTTTCCGCTACAATCACTTATGACTCCAATTTTACAAATTATAATGGTTATGCCAGAACCATGTATGCGCATACTTGGGATACAACTACAATTAACAGTATCGGATTCTCTGGCGGTGGCGGCCAGTATGGCGTGGATATCAGCTGGTCGAGTTCTTCGAACAGGTTCGTAGTCTTTAATGGTTCTGATACTGTTTTCTAAAAAAATGGATGCAGGAGAGGGCGGTTGGCACCGCCCTCTCACACCACTTAGTCTGCGGAACCTAGGTGGTCTCACTTTCAGCCCTCATGCTTCCAAACAGAAGTCGGGAGGGCATTATTACTGCTTCAATATACATTCCTCGCTTTACGGTTTTAAATGACCATTTACCAATGGGGTAGTATGGTCGCATCTCAGGAATTAAATGTATATATTATAAATATCATGCCATTATAAGTGGATCAAGTCCAAATTTATGTGTAAATTCCCTCAGTTAGATTGTGTTACATAATTCGTGTCACTTTGGCAGTTGTTTTCGGCCTGTTCTCACGCCATTCGTGATACTCGGCCATATCGAGATATTCCTTACCGGCAGCCCATTTCTCATCCTGTTCCATGAGCAAAGCGCCAATCAACCGGATGACGGACTCCCGGTTCGGGAAGATGCGAATTACTCGTTCCCGGCGGCGGATTTCTTCGTTCAAGCGTTCCACGCTGTTCGTGGTGCGAAGGCGTTTACGGTACTTTTCAGGCAAGCTCAGTACCGCAGTAGCATCATCAAAACCTGCTTCCAAAATCCGCAGCGCCTTAGACGCTTTCTCACCGTATGCGGCAATTGTTTGATTAAGCAGCATACGAGCAGTTTGTGGACCTGGTGCTTCCAGAATAGCTCTCACATGCGCATGAATCTCTTCTTTCAGGTCTTTGGGTGAAGCATCCAAGATATTGCGCATAAAGTGAGTCTGGCAGCGTTGCCAGGTCACACCTTGCAGCTGTTTACGGATGGAACGTACCAGGCCGCCGTGGTCATCGGAGACAATGAGGTCTACACCCCGAAGGCCGCGTGTTTTCAGCCAGCTAAAGAATTCCGTCCAGCTTTCTTCAGACTCGGTATCGCCCAGCATGAGGCCTAATGCTTCGCGATGTCCGTCGGTATTGATGCCAATCCCGAGCATGACGCCGCGGGATCGCACACGGCCTTCCTCCCGGACTTTCAAGTAGAGTGCATCAACCAGCACAAAAGGAAATGGGCTGTCCGACAACGAACGGTTGTTCCAAGCTGTCACAATGGGATCCAGCCGTTTGCATAGATCGGAAACGGTCGATTTCGAGAACTCTGTACCGCACAGCTCCTCGGTGACCTCAGAGACTTTTCGTGTGGAGACACCGTTAACGACCATTTCCATCATGGTGAGGATTAAGGCTTGTTCGCTGCGCTGGTAACGGGCAAACAGTTCCGTCGTAAACTTGCCGCCACGGATGCGCGGTACACTCAACGTGATGGTGCCGATGCGCGTATGTAGTTGATGGGGATAGGTGCTATTGCGATAACCTCGCCGATGTTCAGTACGTTCATAACGCTGCGCATCCAAGTGTTCGGTCACCTGCGCTTGTAAGATTTGGTTCAGTACCGATTCCAGCAACTTTGCGACACCGGCATCTTGCGCATTTCCCAAGAAAAGTTGATGCAAAAGCTGAGAATCTAAGTTAATCTGGTATTGAGCCATATCAAATTCTCCTCCTGTTGAATGTTGCATCGACACCATCATTCTAACTGAGGGATTTGAATATGGCTCCCTTTGTTCTTGGAAGTCTACCATTTTACACAATTATATGGACTCAACTTATAAGTGTAAGGGGGATTTATTTCATTGATGTATGGATTTTTAGTGCCCATAATAGTCCTGATAAGTATTTTGGTTTGTTGGTTTCTATTTAGAATTTTTAAAGATATTCAAGGAATTAAACTTCTGCTGCTGGGAATTGAATTAACGGTTTTCGGCCTTTTTATGCTTGCTTTGTGGAAACTGGCAATGGATGAATCGGATTTCCTCCTAAATCTGGCGATTATTTTCAGTGTGTTTGGAACAGTTCTATCTATTCTTTCGGCCTTCAAGAAAAATTGATCTGCAGCCGAAAAATGCATAAGGGAATCATCAGGAAAGACGATGTTGATATACAGGACAGTCTAAAGCGGGATGTCTGCAACCAGATAGTGGTAAAGGGCATCCCTTTTTTAGATAATATTAGAATATCGACATTTGATGGATGGAGTAATAACAAGAGATGTAAGTTGTGTCTTGGGACGGCGGTTACAACCTGCTCGTGCTCAACTTGATTCTGCTCATCCGCATCAACAGCAGATTGCCCGGCAAAGCCCCCGTCCGGGAAGCGGTCGAACGGTACTACAAGGAAAAGACACAAAGATAACCCTTCGCCTCCGTTCAGGGGGCGGGGGGCGGCGCGTTCGGTTTAATACCAGCCCGTTACGGCAGTACCATCTTTATATATCCGCGTCACTTCCGGATCGGCGTTGACGGGTGTGTCGGAGAAGCGATACCAGATGCGTCCCTTGCCCGTTTCGACGATGGCCGCTTCTTTCGGCTCCTGATCCCTGTAGCGGATCATCAGTTTGTCGATGGCGTCGTCATGGATCACGTCGTAGGTCAGATGCACCCAATCCTCGTCCGACTTGATTTTGCGCGGGTGAAGATTGCTGCCCGTCATGGTCACGGCAACGCGCTCATCGCAGCCTCGCACTCGCTCACGCTACCGCCTCACTCGCGCCCCCGCCTCGCCCCTCCTTCGCTCACGTCCAGCCTCACTCGCTACCCGCTCGCCTCGTCCCGCTCCCGCCCCGCCTCGCGCTCGCTTACGCAAGCCTCAGCTTGCCGCCGCGATCGGTGACGGGGATAAAGATCGGGCGCTCGTGTGGCGTCCGGTTCGGCGTATGAATCGTCAGCATCAGCCGTCCGTCGAATGCACGGAAGAGCATCCCGTGCCCGCCGTCCTGCTCGAACAGGGGGGCCTCGTCATGGACCCACGGCCCCGTCACGCTGCCGCTGGCCGACCTCGCCACTCCCAAGGCGTAGCGGTTCCGGACGAAGCTCGCCCACAGCATCAGCAGCGTGCCGTCCTCCGTCCGGTGCAGGAAGGCGCCGTCCGTCACATACACGTCCCCGGCATCGGACGACTTGGAATCCAAGCGGGTGGTCCAGGGCGCCTCCGAAGCGCGGAACAGAAGCTGCGGCTCGCCGATCGCTTCCTTCAGATCCTCCGTCAGCCTGACCGCGCAGATCTCGCCGTCGAACACCTGCGTCCATTCGTGGCAGAACACCATCCACGGCTGTCCGGCTTCGTCCACATGGAGAGTGCCGTCCAGACAGGACCAATCGGCCGGCGTGACGGGGCCGTCGCTGTAGAGGCGGAAGGGGCCCGTCAGACGGTCCGAGACCAGCACCGCCGTTCCCAGCAGCCGATTGTCCCGACGCCTGAAGGTGGCGAACATATAGTAACGTCCCCGGTACTCGTACACCTCGGGGGCCCAGTAGTTTTCATCCGAGAAGAAGCCGGGCTCCGGGCGAAACACCGGATACGGCCCCTCCCAATGCTCCAGATCGGTTCCGACGTACACGTCGAAGCCCGTTCCCTTGCCCCAAATATTCGC encodes the following:
- a CDS encoding coiled-coil domain-containing protein, with amino-acid sequence MKKVLLLCAAVFLLLGQTVFAQQENQKAEFDSIKAKKELVAKHADKKKNLSEEEMNQRTREVERKLNELAAGVAAGKLGEEEAKVQLEAMDVYMLEVPNQKKESGVTILSSGSDIYLNSVWITYDSITSRWTVTGGGYWNNTNWFNDGPSFWWGYVGETKNVGGVDAVGITYYNTSGTYNTAVISSLGYVTDHNGWSDYLYNPSHGNGRYGVAFDFQDKMRVQKVGGLGPSPDDFTYYGSGFSATITYDSNFTNYNGYARTMYAHTWDTTTINSIGFSGGGGQYGVDISWSSSSNRFVVFNGSDTVF
- a CDS encoding glycoside hydrolase family 43 protein — encoded protein: MKTNRDVQIRDPYVVPVAEEGRYYLFGSTDANIWGKGTGFDVYVGTDLEHWEGPYPVFRPEPGFFSDENYWAPEVYEYRGRYYMFATFRRRDNRLLGTAVLVSDRLTGPFRLYSDGPVTPADWSCLDGTLHVDEAGQPWMVFCHEWTQVFDGEICAVRLTEDLKEAIGEPQLLFRASEAPWTTRLDSKSSDAGDVYVTDGAFLHRTEDGTLLMLWASFVRNRYALGVARSASGSVTGPWVHDEAPLFEQDGGHGMLFRAFDGRLMLTIHTPNRTPHERPIFIPVTDRGGKLRLA